Genomic window (Chryseobacterium sp. H1D6B):
AAAAGATTTTCTCTGATATCATAAGAAGTAACTATTGAATAAGGAGTGTATAATTTCTGCCAGTCAAAGCGGTTCGGTGCAAACTGGTCTAAAGACATATCATACATATTCGCAAGCACTTCCGCATTGATCTTTTCTTTGTCACTGCCTGAAACTTTCACCGACCATTTTTCTTTAGAATCCGGCTCCAGCTTATCTCTGAAAGTGACGGTTTCTATTTTTAAAGGCTGTTCTGTATCTTTTATTGTTAAATTAACAGATTGTGTCTGCACATCATTGAAAGCCACCACCTGAAACTGAACATTTAAAATAGATACGTTTTTATCTTTTGGAATATCAGCTGTATATTCTAAAATTCCATTTTTGAATTTCTGAGTTTCTGAAATTGTTTTCCCTGAACCGTCCTGCACAAAAATGTTTACTAAAGCATCCGGAACAGCAGAATACACATAGATCTTTGCTTTTCCTCCTCTTGTAAACTCATCTTTAGGCTCTAAAACTGTTAAGAATGTTTTCTGTTCTGGTTTTAATGAATTCTTATTCCAGACACTGAAATTCTGTGATGTTTTTATGGTATCCTTCCCTTCAATATTGTATAATTCTAACTGATAATCTCCCGCTTCTAATTTTCCAAGATCTAACAAAGATTGATCATCTTTTTCATTGTTCGGAATCACAGATTGTTTTACGATCTTTTCAACTTTCCAGTTTTTCAGATCATCATTTTTATCAAACAGATCGTGCGGGAATTTACTGATAAATTCATCTTTAGAGAATTTCGGCAGATTCTGAACTTCATTTTTGAAATTATCTCTGAAAATTCTGTTCGGAGCTGTCAGTTTCGATAATTTAAGCTGATAAGATTTTTGAAGATTCTGCTCATTATAATTTTTAGTCTCTACTTTCAATTTTACATTTTCATCTGCGAAACTATTTTTGATCTCTTCCGCTTTGATATAATGAGAAACCGAAGCTACTTTCAGCTGGGTATTTCCGGACTGTGTTTCTCCGTTGATATCCGTTACAGAAGCATTGACCTCATAGTTATCAATCTGGATTCCATCTAGTTTTTCATCTTTTTTAAGATCTAAACGAATCACAAATTCTCCTTTTTCATTGGTCTTTGCTTCACCCAAAATTGAGTTTTCATTATCGTCACCCTGCGGATACCACCAGAAATATCTCCAGCGGATATTGTGTTTTTTAATTTCGTAATTAACAGTCGTATTACTCAACGCCACTCCTGAGAACATCATGGCTTTTCCTTTCAGTTCTATCGTCTGTCCGTATTTATATTCATCTTTTACAGGATCGAAAGTCACTTCAAACTTGGGTCTTTTATATTCTTCAACCCTGATATCTTTATATCCTTGAGTTTCACCGTCTGTTGACAGATAAAATGTACCGTTCAGTTTTCCTTTTGGAAGAATGAAACTGCCATGATAAGATCCAAATTCATTGGTGGTGAAATTCTGTACTGCTACCTCTTGACTGTTGGCATCTAATAAAGTGATTTTCTGTTTTAAACCTGCCGCTGTAGATTCAATTTCTTTATCAATTTTGGTATTGATCACTTTAAAATAAACAGTCTGCCCCGGTCTGTAAATCGCTCGGTCTGTAAAGATCTGTGCTTTCGTACGGTTCTGTTTATTAGGATTGTATTCTTCAGAAATTCCGTCATTTCCATATACCTGCATGATTTGGAAATCATTTGTTTTCGGCTGATTGATCAGATAGGTTCTGTAATATTCTTTGCTTGCCGTTGCAGGAAATTTGAAAACTCCTTTATCACTGGTTTTTCCATCAATCTTGTTTAGTGTCTTATTTGCTACAAATTCATAGAAATTGAGATTTTCGTTTACTACCGGTTTTCCGTTTTCACTGCTTACTAATTTCAATTCATTCGACAGCTGGTTTAGATCTGTTTTAGTCTGATAAATAATTTTGTTATTGGAAACTAAAAAATAAAAATTCTGTCTCGCCTCATTGTCTTTAACATCTGCACCGGCTACCGAATATTCAGCAACGTAAATTCCTGAAGGAAGCGGTTTGATCTCCAATGAAGTTTTATGCACCTGATAATCCAGCTGATTGTTTAACTGATAGGTTTCTTTTCTTACCAGATTCTTTTTTATTTTTCCATAACTATCTCCATAAGAATTCTGTATATACTGCATGAATGAAACAAAATTGTCTTTCACTTCATAAATATTTATAGAAAAATCAGTTACGTTTTTATATTCAGCAACGAAGTGGACTGGCAGATTACGCTGCGTCTGCTGTTCATATTTGATATTTAAAGAAGGATTGGTGATCTGATCTTCTCTATTTTTAATATTTTGAATAAAGGGAGATTTTGGATACTGGCTTTTAGCTTGTGAAGCCGCCGTCAATGCTTCTTTTTCTTTCTTTTTATTGACAAGTTCATTCATGATCTCTTCCGTGACCAGCACCTTGTAATCCCCCTCTGTATCAGATTTTACAAGATTTTTAAGCTGTTCCAATTTATCTTTACACTGATTGAAATTACAGTTTTCCGATAATTTCTGATGCATGAAATACAGTTTTGAATTTCCGCTGTTCTGAGCAATGAGTTGGTCAAAAATAGTATTGATCTTGGTACGGTTTTCTGCAAGTTCGTTTTTGGTAAAAAGCCCGTTATCAGATAAGAAATTCACTTTTCTTAATGAATACCAGTCTAATAAAGTCGGGAAATAAGCAATATCCTTTATATTAGAAAAAGCATCTTTATACTTGGCTAAAGACACTTTTCTCATTTCTTCTTTCTGCTGGTCAAGTTCCTGAAAACTTTTGGCCAGATAATTTTTAAAATCAAGCTTGCTCCACGTTTCTATCTCTGAAACATTCTGAGAGTTCAAGTTTGTCCTTCCGTTGATCTGCCAGGAATTCTGATTGTAATAATCCATGAAAAAGCCGTTGAGCAGTACGTCATAAACCAATTTCTCATCTCCCTTCAAATTCTTCTCCGTAGTCTGGAGTTTTTCGAAAAATTTGGAGGCAGCATCGTTTTTATCGTCATCCGCTGTTTGATTGACAATACTGAATTCCGCCTTTAAAGATTGAATAAGCTGTAATGTGTTATTTTCTTTCATGGCCTGTCTTTGGATTTCTAAAATGATGGGAAGGTTAGATTTAAAAGCTCCTTTACTGCTGTTATCCTGTATTTTCTTCCATTGGGTATCATAATATTTTTGAGCTGAAACAGCCGAAAAACTCAATACCAGAAGCAGGAGCATAAAAATCTTGGAAAATCTTTTCATAAATGTTATTTTTGATAAATGAATTTCTTAAAAATACTGAAAAAATACGGGATAGACAGTCAAATTTATGTCTCCCTTGTGGGAACCCTTTTCGCAGTATTTTTCATGGAAGAGCAAAACACGTTCCGTTTCCCTACTGTTTTGTTTATTTTCATCACCTATTTCAGCGGTTATATTTACACAAAATACCAATACACGAGACATTTCTATAAAATATTAATCTTAAATGCCATTGCCGGTGTAATTTGTGCATTTTTAATTATTTACAACCACAACGGAATCAGGCTGGTAAAATGGTTCATTATTGTTATTTTAGGACTCCTTTACAACAGTTTTTTTCTTGAAACTTATATCAGGAAAATCCCTTTATTAAAAGTATTTTATGTAGGTTTAGTCTGGGGATTGGTGAACTGCTGGCTGACCCTGCCGGAATTTAATTTACCTATCTTTCTGATCAGCTTCTTTTTTATAACAGCCCTGGTACTTCCTTTTGACATCCGGGATATGAAAAGCGATACCGTAAAGACCTTTCCCACATTAATAGGCGTACAGAATACCAAATACATCGCTTATCTGCTTGTTTTTGTAAGTACAATTTTAGCAGTTCAATATTTGAGCTTTAATTATTCTCTTGCCTTTTTTCTAGCAAGCATTATAACTTATATTCTTATCTATTTCTCTGAAAACAAGAGAGATGACGCCTATTTTTCATTCGGGGTGGAAACC
Coding sequences:
- a CDS encoding alpha-2-macroglobulin family protein, with the protein product MKRFSKIFMLLLLVLSFSAVSAQKYYDTQWKKIQDNSSKGAFKSNLPIILEIQRQAMKENNTLQLIQSLKAEFSIVNQTADDDKNDAASKFFEKLQTTEKNLKGDEKLVYDVLLNGFFMDYYNQNSWQINGRTNLNSQNVSEIETWSKLDFKNYLAKSFQELDQQKEEMRKVSLAKYKDAFSNIKDIAYFPTLLDWYSLRKVNFLSDNGLFTKNELAENRTKINTIFDQLIAQNSGNSKLYFMHQKLSENCNFNQCKDKLEQLKNLVKSDTEGDYKVLVTEEIMNELVNKKKEKEALTAASQAKSQYPKSPFIQNIKNREDQITNPSLNIKYEQQTQRNLPVHFVAEYKNVTDFSINIYEVKDNFVSFMQYIQNSYGDSYGKIKKNLVRKETYQLNNQLDYQVHKTSLEIKPLPSGIYVAEYSVAGADVKDNEARQNFYFLVSNNKIIYQTKTDLNQLSNELKLVSSENGKPVVNENLNFYEFVANKTLNKIDGKTSDKGVFKFPATASKEYYRTYLINQPKTNDFQIMQVYGNDGISEEYNPNKQNRTKAQIFTDRAIYRPGQTVYFKVINTKIDKEIESTAAGLKQKITLLDANSQEVAVQNFTTNEFGSYHGSFILPKGKLNGTFYLSTDGETQGYKDIRVEEYKRPKFEVTFDPVKDEYKYGQTIELKGKAMMFSGVALSNTTVNYEIKKHNIRWRYFWWYPQGDDNENSILGEAKTNEKGEFVIRLDLKKDEKLDGIQIDNYEVNASVTDINGETQSGNTQLKVASVSHYIKAEEIKNSFADENVKLKVETKNYNEQNLQKSYQLKLSKLTAPNRIFRDNFKNEVQNLPKFSKDEFISKFPHDLFDKNDDLKNWKVEKIVKQSVIPNNEKDDQSLLDLGKLEAGDYQLELYNIEGKDTIKTSQNFSVWNKNSLKPEQKTFLTVLEPKDEFTRGGKAKIYVYSAVPDALVNIFVQDGSGKTISETQKFKNGILEYTADIPKDKNVSILNVQFQVVAFNDVQTQSVNLTIKDTEQPLKIETVTFRDKLEPDSKEKWSVKVSGSDKEKINAEVLANMYDMSLDQFAPNRFDWQKLYTPYSIVTSYDIRENLLQKYYQKRLKYFNGVYVDVPQFNWFDGNILGSLQGTAAGIAYENAVPPAPMAVAKEQNIEEVVVLGYSKVTTKAKTAASRISVAKDADGALDKEDTKESLEKVPVRQNLNETAFFYPDLKTDAEGNVNFEFTSPEALTKWKLMFLAHTKDARAATLNKEVVTQKEFSVTPNYPRFLREGDELNLQSKLSNLTSKKLNGSASLQILDAFTNEDISSKFGLNTAVQNFELNENGNGALTWKLKVPNNVSSIILKVTAKAGAYSDGEQKAVAVLPNRMLVTDAVPVFVKEGETKTFVLDNLKNASSTTISNVSNTLELTTNPIWEIMFALPSLKNDQNNSADVIFNKWFADVLASEIFKANPKMKTVFEEYQNKGLLNSNLEKNQELKQLLLEETPWVLESKNEGEQMQKLAMLFDANTMRNSINQDWDDFKKLQNPDGGFSWYSGYPSSYGVSLYILKNLGKINLWLKDNVKDYQSSTQNEMVAQLIKYVDNEIDKYWDVKKENVWNNWAVDYLDTRNYWEKQYPLKGKGASLKALVKQKAKTAKITDFTFFGLHRVALLLNNYGLKETSDKLMNYLKETSTDTKTQGVYWKQNLDDWGWFSSKVVNHAGALEAFNTLKPNDQKFIEDMKIWLVTQKEVNSWGSSRGTSEVIFTILNSGKSWTGAESDKATIVWGGKEINPQTQATGYVKSTVKTDVVDKNLGTVTVTKPGPGIVQGGLFWQYYEDLDKIKSSENYISITKELYKKVKTANGEELQKISPETPLKVGDKVTVRMILNTDRPMEFIHIKDMRAAGFEPVDVLSGYQWKNNLGYYQSTKDASANFYIQYMPKGKFVFEYDYTANASGKFSNGITTIQNYYAPQMNAHTKGTNVQILE